The following are encoded together in the Cyprinus carpio isolate SPL01 unplaced genomic scaffold, ASM1834038v1 S000006479, whole genome shotgun sequence genome:
- the LOC109106276 gene encoding uncharacterized protein LOC109106276 yields MPASRLWKKLHEDMEKMFTLWTSMLFPPGKTKMWTQCIVCLHIATFIDPGSWTEKTGRDLECSGNSCGIYMLMYALSTCTSCPLTFTEEEVPVIRQWWCIQLMESFCLEGHGQRFAHWTEEASQLLQGTIEPVFRVSKSTTTKQSPSKRVVVEGDTDKVQQPTIVRDLHTAWYWVQNHKDLFCGEVTEPAFLQMSRMNSVTTVSCPKGRLACAHRKKTVI; encoded by the exons ATGCCTGCCTCAAGATTGTGGAAGAAGCTGCACGAAGACAT GGAAAAAATGTTCACATTGTGGACCTCTATGCTGTTCCCACCTGGAAAGACAAAAATGTGGACCCAGTGCATTGTTTGCCt ACACATTGCAACCTTCATTGACCCAGGATCCTGGACTGAAAAAACAGGAAGAGACCTTGAG TGTTCAGGGAATTCCTGTGGCATCTACATGCTGATG TATGCTCTCAGCACATGTACATCATGCCCACTAACATTCACCGAG GAGGAGGTGCCAGTGATTCGCCAGTGGTGGTGCATTCAATTGATGGAGAGCTTTTGCCTTGAAGG gCATGGACAGAGGTTTGCACACTGGACCGAAGAAGCATCCCAGCTCCTTCAGGGAACCATTGAGCCTGTCTTTAGGGTGTCAAAATCCACCACCACCAAACAGTCACCCAGCAAAAGAGTTGTGGTTGAAGGGGACACTGATAAG GTGCAACAGCCCACCATTGTGAGAGACCTTCATACAGCTTGGTACTGGGTACAAAATCACAAAGACTTATTCTGTGGAGAGGTGACGGAGCCTGCTTTTCTGCAGATGAGCCGAATGAACA GCGTCACGaccgtaagctgtcccaaaggcAGACTGGCATGCGCACACCGCAAGAAGACCGTCATTTGA
- the LOC122143651 gene encoding LOW QUALITY PROTEIN: THAP domain-containing protein 6-like (The sequence of the model RefSeq protein was modified relative to this genomic sequence to represent the inferred CDS: deleted 1 base in 1 codon), which yields MSVFCAAYGCNNRRNIKTRSHGITFHKFPSDTGLRSQWEVAIRREGFVVTELTKPCSEHFKPDDFDRTGQIVRLRDGATPSVFNFPCHLQRGRLTRNTKTSRKAAESLPVDLSQHFPESEPQPNDDHSYALPNSPTHLKVRLSEALARVESLEREKQNAKARERRAKKTIKSLLEDLKKKRLINEELMKGLGFFQDLQIDLFFKAEP from the exons ATGTCCGTATTTTGTGCAGCTTACGGTTGCAATAACCGGCGCAATATTAAAACCAGATCGCATGGGATTACCTTTCACAA GTTTCCCAGTGATACAGGCTTGAGGAGTCAATGGGAAGTTGCTATAAGACGGGAAGGTTTTGTTGTGACTGAGTTGACAAAGCCCTGTAGTGAGCACTTCAAGCCTGATGATTTTGACAGGACGGGTCAGATTGTCAGGCTTAGAGATGGTGCGACCCCATCTGTCTTCAACTTCCCATGTCATCTCCAAAGAGGTAGGT TGACAAGGAACACAAAAACTTCAAGGAAAGCTGCAGAGAGCCTACCAGTGGACCTTTCTCAGCATTTCCCTGAAAGTGAACCTCAGCCCAATGAT GACCACTCCTATGCATTGCCCAATTCTCCTACTCATCTAAAGGTCAGACTCAGTGAAGCTTTGGCTAGAGTGGAGAGTCTAGAGCGGGAGAAGCAAAATGCAAAGGCCCGAGAACGGAGAGCAAAGAAAACCATAAAGAGTCTTCTGGAAGATCTGAAG AAAAAACGCCTTATAAATGAGGAGTTGATGAAAGGGCTTGGCTTT TTTCAGGATCTTCAGATAGACCTCTTTTTCAAAGCCGAGCCATGA